A segment of the Bacillus pseudomycoides genome:
CTCTACCGTAAAAGTTTTTTCATCTTGTGCTTTTACTCCTAATTCGTCCAGCCCCATCTGCTTCTTGTTTATTTTTTCTGCATTTTTTACATCATACATAATATATGCATATTCAGACCCTGTTTCAGGATTAATAAGCTGCCTCCAAGCAAATTCGAAATCGTGAGCTGTTACAGGATCACCGTTAGACCATTTCGCATCACGCAAATGAAATGTATATGTTTTCCCATCTTTACTGACCTCATACTTTTCCGCAATGCCAGGAATGACCTCATCATTTTTTGAAAGTCTGAATAATCCCTCCATTACATTATTTAATACGTTAAATGAAACAGCGTCTGTTACTTTTAAGGAATTTAATGATGGAATTTCTCCTGTTTCTGTTAACTGCAGTATTTTCTTCTCTTCTTTTGGTTTTGTAGTCGTTTTTTCTTTTCCACAACCAGCTAAAAATGAAGAAAGAAGTAGCGTACTAACTAATGAAAAACGAACAACCTTTTTCATTCAAAAACCCCCTATTATTTTTCTATTACTCTCTCTTATTAAGGTAAATAACGACGTGCTCCTGCATATTCTTCAATGTATCCTGGCGTATTAATAGGAATAATTTCAACTGTCCTCGCTGCATTTGGGGAATGGATCATCTTCCCATCTCCAATATACATACCTACGTGATGGACACTTCCTTTTCCTTGATTGTAAGCAAAAAATAGCAAATCACCTTTTTGTAAGTGTTCTCTTTCAACTGCAATACCTGCTTTTGATTGTGGACCAGAGTCACGTGGAATTGTAATACCATGAGATTTGTAAATCGTATGTGTAAAACCAGAACAATCAAAACCAAAACCACTTGTTCCAGCCCATATATACGGTAATCCTAAAAACAACTTCCCAGTATTCACTAAATCATCACCCGTTGGAACAGGAATGTCATTTTGCGATTTATATACTTTTCCGTCGTTTTTCCGTAACCATGCTTTTTGTCCGTTTGGTAACAATACTCGATACGATATATTATCTTCACTTATTAATGGTAAGCGTGTATTATAACTAACCTCTAAAGATTTATATTTATCAGATGGATTAATGTATACAATAGCTGTCGGCTTTGTAATAAGAACGAATGGTTGCTCCTTTTTCCCTGCAAATTCTGTATTATAGGTTAGCTGTTTCACTGGGACCCATCCAGGATAACCAGCCTCATTTCTTGGCGTTGGCTGACCATGAACAACTACTTTTGCCCATTCACCTTGCCGATCAATGATTGTTACTTCCTGCCCCAATAAAGCTTGTGTTTCTAATTTATTTGTACTTGTTAACCAAAGTTTTTCATCAAGCGTCATCGATTTCGTCCATTTCCATAGATCAACAGGATTCGTTACACTTGGCTCATCAATAGGACGAAGTAAATTGGGTCCAGTCCATAATGTTGCTGCCGCCACATCTACATAAGCTTGATTACTATTTAGCTCTTCAGCATTCACTACAGAAAAAGATGAAAATACTAACAAGCAACTAAAAAACATAGTAATGACTTTCCTCATGAACACATCCCCCTTTTATTAATATTTCTCCCTGTTCAAAAAATCGTGATTTCAAAGAAAACCCTTCTGCTGGAATTTTATTTTATATTCACTGCATGATGCAGGATTACCTTTGGTCCGTTATATGTGATTCCGCCCGGCTCTTCCATTAGCCATAAAGGAGCATCAAGATCAAAGTAATGAATATTTGGATGAGCGGCTGCTACATGTGCAATTGCCGTCACAGAAAGTGAGGATTCCATCATACTACCAACCATGCATTTTACACCGGCAGCGCCGGCAATATCGGCAATCTTCCACGCTTCTCGTATCCCGCCACATTTCATTAATTTAATATTTAATAAATCAGCATACTGTCCTTGAACAAGCTTTAAAGCATCCTGCGCCGAGAACATACTTTCGTCAGCCATAATCGGTGTTTGTACATGATCTTTTACGTATTTCATCCCTTCCCAATCTTTCGCGTGAACGGGTTGCTCTACAAATTCTATATTTAAATTTCTATTTTCCATTTCCCGAATAATTGACACAGCTTCTTTCGGGCTCCATCCTTGGTTTGCATCTAATCGTAAAGCAACATCCTTCGGCACAACATTTCTAATCGCTTCAATGCGTTCTAAATCCAATTCTGCTGATTTACCAACTTTAATTTTTAATGTGTTAAACCCTTTTTCCACATGATTTTTTGCTCCTTTCGCCATTAGTAAAGGTTCATCAACACTTACCGTAATGTCTGTTTGAATTTCTCTTTTTCCACCTAATAACGCATATAGTGGTATATTATGAAATTGACAATAAACATCATATAAAGCCATATCTACCGCTGCCTTGGCACTCGTATTTCCCACACAACTCATTTGAATCTGTAACAACAATGTTTGAAACTGCAATCATCAATGTAATGAGATCTTGTATCGTTATATTTGGTGTATGTAACGTAGCAACAATACCACTTCCTCCAGTCTTTTTGAGAGATGAAACAGGAATTAACTCATATGGATTTAAAGTTCCGTCTTTTATTTCTTCTATAGCACATGATAGAATAGGTAACTTAATAAGACTAGCTGACAGATGCACCAAATTTTCATTGTACCGATACATAATTTCCCCTTGTATCATGACACTTACATCTCCATTTATACTTTCAATTCGTTTCTCTAATTCATATAAAAAGTCTGCTTTTATCATATTACCCCCTCCTTTTTTAATACCCTCTACAAATGTTCAGTTATGACATACCTTCTTATAAAGTGAATCTTTAATCAATCAAGGCTTTCCTTATCCCTCACTTCACTTTTGGGCTTTCGCTGAATTTTGGTAAGAAAGTATTGCTGTTCCGAATAGCTAGATAAAAATACTTAATAAATTATAAAAAAACTGCACCTCCAATTATAGACTCTGAAGTGAACCCAAAAAGTTAGACACGCATTGTTAAGCAACTTGTGAGGACTGAGTTCTGTATTGTACAGGGCTTAGTCCTTTTAATTTTGCTTTGATTCTGTCGTTATTGTAGTAATGAATATATTTTTCTAATTCTGTCTTAATGTGTTCCATACTTTCAAACTCTTGTAAATAAAGTAATTCAGACTTTAATAAGCCAAAGAAATTCTCCATGACTGCGTTGTCTAAACAATTCCCTTTACGAGACATACTTTGTGTAATCCCTCGTTCTTTCAATGCGTGTTGATATTGCTTCATTTGATAATGCCATCCTTGATCCGAGTGGAGGGTAGGCGAATCTTCTTCTTTTAAGCGTTCAAAAGCTTTATCTAACATCTTTGATACAAGTGGATAAACAGGTCGTTCCTCCACGTTATAGGCAATAATTTCCCCGTTATATAAATCAAGTATTGGTGATAAATATAGTTTCTCGCCGTGTAAGTGAAATTCTGTTACATCGGTTACCCACTTCTCATTCGGCTTTGTCGCACTGAAATTGCGCACTAACAGGTTTGGTGCGATCTTGCCTACTTTCCTCGGTAAGAGCGATACTTCTTCATACGGAGAAGACATTGTAAGCCCATCTCGCTCATCAAGCGACGGACAGTTTTATGATTGTGTGTATAGCCTCGATTACGCAGTTCCAATGTGATACGACGGTAGCCGTAACGACCTTGGTGTTCTTCAAATATCTGTTGAATGACTTCTTTCGCCTGGTTATATTTATCTGGCCGATTCATTTGTTTTATCCAATAATAATACGTACTACGTGGAATATCGGCCAACTTTACTAGATCAATGATTTTAAATTCATGCCTTAGCTCATAAATTACTTTCGCTTTGTCTTGTTCTGTAATTTTTCCTTTTCTTGAACTAAGGCGTTTAACTTTTTTAAATAGGCGTTTTCCATACGCAACCGCTCAATTTCAGCAAGTAATGCTTCTTGTGATCCTTCTACTGGTTGAGTTTTCTTTGTATCTTTTTCATAGATAGACGCCCCGTTTTTTGATTGAAGGGCCCGTATTCCTTGTTTTTCTAAAAGTTTCTTCCATCTAAGGATAGTTGAAGGTGCCGGAATATTAAATACCGCAGCCGTTTCTATAAGTGAAGTTCCCGTTTCAATCACAAAGTTTAGTACGTCTAGTTTAAACTCTTCAGTATAGTTTGTATAGGTAGAAACCAAGCCCGCCTCACCTTGATTTTCATAAAAAGCAATCCACTTTTGGACATCACTTCGAGAAACCTTGAATTTCCTAGCGAGGCTTTTTTTACTACAATTCGTTTGTAAATAATGTTCGACTATCTTTAATTTGAACTCAGTTGTGTATTTTGACATAAAGAAGCACCCCAATAGTTAGCTTTTTTTGTCTAACAATTGGGGTGCAGTTCACTCTGTCTAACAATTGGAGGTGCGGTTCAATTTACTAACTGTTTTTTATAACATACATTTTCCTTTTCATTACTACATATCTATTTAGGAAGTACAAATATAGTTTCATTCGGCTTAGAGAATTGATACTCTTTTCTTGCATACTTTAAAATTTCTTCTTCATTGTCTGTCAAATTTTTAACTTCACTCTTTAAATAACGTGAATCTTTTACTAATGAAATTAATTGTTTTTGCTGATTTTTAATGGTATCTCGCTTTTCTACAATTATTTCTTGTTGTTTATTAAGAATATATTGGACATAAAAAGTAGCTGAAAAAATAAAAATAAAAACGAGAATAAATCGACGTAATTTTCTCTTATTCATAACTCGATATTCATTAGACTGTATTTGCTGTTGTGGTGTATTAGGAACATTTACTTTCTTGAGTTGCCTCATTCTTTCAATCCCCCTAACCCATTTTATTTCACTACCACAGACATACTTTCTTACTACCCTAAATTCTCTTCTCGTAAAATAAGCTCCTCTATAAAAAAATCTCATTAATTAACCAATTAGAGATAGCTTTCGACGACATCTCTATATTTCAGATGAAAATTTTGTTTTTTGTGCTAAAAATTAGTGTTTTATGTTTTTAAGCTAAGCAAAAATGTCCCACGAACACCTTCAATTTTTTACTGAATAATTTATTAGGGATTTCTTGTATTAAGGAGGTAAACAAATGAATTACCGCACATTAGGAAAAACTGGTTTAACTGTTTCTGAAATCGGATTTGGAGCATGGGCAATTGGCGGGGATGAATGGGGACCTGTAAATGACAAACATTCTATCGCTGCAATGAAAAAGGCAATTGAATGCGGAGTGAATTTTATTGATACCGCTGATGTATATGGTTTAGGTCATAGTGAAAAATTAGTGGCACAAGCAATAAAAGAACATCGAAATGATATCATCCTTTCCACAAAGGGAGGGTTAATTGGTCATCACTATGATCCTAATGGAGAACCTGTCTACAATACAGCAGAAAAGGTAATTGCAGTATTTGAAACTAGTTTACTTCGCCTGCAAACAGATTACATTGATGTTTACTTTTGTCATATTTGGTGGGATAAAAAAGAAGAAACCGAAGCGTTCCTTCGCGCATTTGAAATTTTAAAACGAGATGGAAAAGTAAGAGCTGTTGGCGTTTCTACGCATGACTTACAATATATTAAAAACTTTAATAAAAACGGGGATATTGATGTTGTACAACTTGACTACAGCATACTAAACCGAAAACCTGAAAATGATATTTTACCTTATTTACAAGAGAAAAACTTAGGAGCCGTTATTCGTGGACCATTAAAAATGGGGATATTAACTGGAAAGTTTACAGAGCAAACAACATTTCCTGATGGTGATTTACGACAAGATTGGCCAAAAGAAACATGGTTTCAAGATGATTTACGAAAGGTTGAGAAATTGAGATCACTTTCAAATCCTAAACAAACTTTGGGGCAATTGGCCCTTCGTTATGTACTATCACACCCTGCTGTATCTGTTGCTATTCCCGGAGCAAAAACAGCTAATCAAGCAGCCGAAAACGTTGTTGCTTCTGTACACCCTCTTCTATTAGAAGAAGAGTTAACATATATACGAGAGCTTTAAACAAAAAAGGATCAGTAGCAATTCATTGTTACTGATCTTTTTTATCCCATTATATAAAGTGAAACTTTAATCAGCTGGGGTTTTCCTCATTCCCCACTGATTATTAGTTGAACCAATCGGGCTTTTACGGGCAGTTCATCCCCCACCTAACTTCTTTGCTTTTGCCGAATTTTGAGGTGGGGGTCTTACTGCCCGTTAATGCGGGATAAATAAGACT
Coding sequences within it:
- a CDS encoding C40 family peptidase, producing MRKVITMFFSCLLVFSSFSVVNAEELNSNQAYVDVAAATLWTGPNLLRPIDEPSVTNPVDLWKWTKSMTLDEKLWLTSTNKLETQALLGQEVTIIDRQGEWAKVVVHGQPTPRNEAGYPGWVPVKQLTYNTEFAGKKEQPFVLITKPTAIVYINPSDKYKSLEVSYNTRLPLISEDNISYRVLLPNGQKAWLRKNDGKVYKSQNDIPVPTGDDLVNTGKLFLGLPYIWAGTSGFGFDCSGFTHTIYKSHGITIPRDSGPQSKAGIAVEREHLQKGDLLFFAYNQGKGSVHHVGMYIGDGKMIHSPNAARTVEIIPINTPGYIEEYAGARRYLP
- a CDS encoding serine hydrolase — encoded protein: MIKADFLYELEKRIESINGDVSVMIQGEIMYRYNENLVHLSASLIKLPILSCAIEEIKDGTLNPYELIPVSSLKKTGGSGIVATLHTPNITIQDLITLMIAVSNIVVTDSNELCGKYECQGSGRYGFI
- a CDS encoding septum formation initiator family protein, with protein sequence MRQLKKVNVPNTPQQQIQSNEYRVMNKRKLRRFILVFIFIFSATFYVQYILNKQQEIIVEKRDTIKNQQKQLISLVKDSRYLKSEVKNLTDNEEEILKYARKEYQFSKPNETIFVLPK
- a CDS encoding aldo/keto reductase, which translates into the protein MNYRTLGKTGLTVSEIGFGAWAIGGDEWGPVNDKHSIAAMKKAIECGVNFIDTADVYGLGHSEKLVAQAIKEHRNDIILSTKGGLIGHHYDPNGEPVYNTAEKVIAVFETSLLRLQTDYIDVYFCHIWWDKKEETEAFLRAFEILKRDGKVRAVGVSTHDLQYIKNFNKNGDIDVVQLDYSILNRKPENDILPYLQEKNLGAVIRGPLKMGILTGKFTEQTTFPDGDLRQDWPKETWFQDDLRKVEKLRSLSNPKQTLGQLALRYVLSHPAVSVAIPGAKTANQAAENVVASVHPLLLEEELTYIREL